In Nymphaea colorata isolate Beijing-Zhang1983 chromosome 3, ASM883128v2, whole genome shotgun sequence, a genomic segment contains:
- the LOC116251489 gene encoding ATP-dependent DNA helicase 2 subunit KU70 isoform X1, producing MDIDAENLFRDDDEDPENEFYEVIPVLCSVELAVVLVLFSSEKEATKEFVVYLVDAAPSMFVPFRDENGTNITHFQVALNCISMSLKTLIVNRDYDEVAVCFFNTREKKNLQDLGGVFVFNVLERDDLDRPTARLINELSHINESFMKSIGSRSGIVSGARENPLYNAIWVAQALLRKGSVKNVDKRILLFTNEDDPFGCLQGAIKSDMKRTTLQRAKDAQDLGISIELLPMNRPGEEFNVSKFYAELLGLEDDQIAEFMPSAVEKLEDMTDQLRRRIYKKRKVRRIRFIIANGVSIELNTYALIRPAIPGTITWLDSVTSLPLKSERSFICADTGALLVEPMQRFFPYKNENIKFTVDELSEVKRLSAPVLRLLGFKPLDCLKDYHNLRPSTFLYPNDEEIIGSTCVFVALHRAMIRLGRYAVAFYGNLSHPQLVALLAQNEVTSPGGQVEPPGMHMIYLPFSDDIRHVEELQMDDEDNIPHATDDQVKSATSLLKRVDLRDFSVCQFANPALQRHYAILQALALGEDEELPDVKDETMPDEEGMSKPGIVSALDAFKVSVYGENHDLEEATAGKSSTSEASKKRKAIAETAAKESSNYDWPVLADSGKLKDLTVSELKYYLTAHNLPVAGKKEALVSRILTHLGK from the exons ATGGATATCGACGCCGAGAATCTCTTCCGCGACGACGATGAAGATCCCGAGAACGAGTTCTATGAGGTCATTCCAGTTCTTTGCTCTGTCGAACTGGCGGttgttttagttcttttttcATCG GAGAAAGAGGCGACAAAGGAATTCGTGGTTTATCTTGTCGATGCGGCGCCTAGCATGTTTGTGCCGTTTAGAGAT GAGAATGGAACAAATATTACCCATTTTCAAGTTGCTCTGAACTGTATCTCCATGTCATTGAAGACCCTAATTGTTAACCGTGATTATGATGAAGTTGCTGTCTGCTTCTTCAATACT aggGAAAAGAAGAACTTACAGGATTTGGGTGGTGTTTTTGTCTTCAATGTTCTTGAACGTGATGATCTTGATAGGCCGACAGCAAGATTGATAAATGAACTCAGTCATATAAATG AAAGTTTCATGAAAAGTATTGGAAGTCGAAGTGGAATTGTTTCTGGAGCTAGGGAGAATCCTCTTTATAATGCTATTTGGGTTGCACAAGCATTATTGCGTAAGGG ATCTGTGAAAAATGTTGATAAGCGCATATTGCTTTTCACAAATGAAGATGATCCCTTTGGTTGTTTACAAGGAGCAATCAAGTCGGATATGAAGAGAACTACATTGCAGCGGGCTAAA GATGCACAGGATCTTGGAATCTCAATTGAACTCCTTCCTATGAATAGGCCAGGCGAGGAgtttaatgtttctaaattctATGCT GAATTACTTGGGCTTGAAGATGACCAAATAGCTGAGTTCATGCCATCTGCTGTTGAGAA GCTTGAGGACATGACAGATCAACTGAGAAGAAGAATTTACAAGAAGCGAAAAGTTAGAAGGATCAGATTTATAATAGCCAATGGCGTGTCTATAGAATTGAATACATATGCTTTGATACGCCCAGCTATTCCAG GAACCATTACATGGCTCGACTCTGTGACCAGTCTTCCTCTTAAG TCAGAACGATCCTTTATATGTGCTGATACTGGTGCATTGCTGGTGGAGCCAATGCAGCGATTTTTTCCATATAAAAA TGAAAATATCAAGTTTACGGTGGATGAGCTATCTGAAGTGAAGAGGCTTTCAGCTCCAGTTCTTCGCCTTTTAGGATTTAAACCCTTAGACTGTCTAAAAGATTATCATAATTTGAGGCCATCAACATTTCTTTATCCAAATGATGAG GAAATAATTGGAAGCACTTGTGTTTTTGTTGCTCTTCATAGAGCAATGATTCGTCTTGGGAG ATATGCTGTTGCATTCTATGGAAATTTGTCTCATCCTCAGTTAGTTGCTCTTCTTGCCCAA AATGAGGTTACAAGTCCAGGTGGTCAAGTTGAACCTCCTGGGATGCATATGATTTACCTTCCATTTTCTGATGATATCAGGCACGTAGAAGAG TTGCAGATGGATGATGAAGATAACATTCCTCATGCAACAGATGATCAGGTGAAGAGTGCCACTTCTCTATTGAAAAGGGTTGACTTGAGAGATTTTTCTGTCTGCCAGTTTGCAAATCCTG CTTTGCAGAGGCATTATGCGATATTGCAGGCACTGGCTCTTGGAGAAGATGAAGAGCTGCCAGATGTAAAAGATGAAACTATGCCTGATGAGGAAGGCATGTCAAA GCCTGGAATTGTAAGTGCATTGGATGCCTTTAAAGTTTCTGTTTATGGAGAAAATCATGATCTGGAGGAAGCAACAGCTGGTAAATCCTCAACCAGTGAGGCTTCCAAAAAGCGGAAGGCGATAGCAGAAACTGCTGCCAAGGAATCTTCAAATTATGACTGGCCTGTACTTGCTGACAGTGGAAAG CTTAAGGACTTGACTGTCTCAGAGCTGAAGTACTACCTAACAGCTCACAATCTTCCAGTTGCTGGGAAGAAGGAGGCTTTAGTGAGCAGAATCTTGACACACTTGGGAAAGTAG
- the LOC116251489 gene encoding ATP-dependent DNA helicase 2 subunit KU70 isoform X2, translating into MDIDAENLFRDDDEDPENEFYEEKEATKEFVVYLVDAAPSMFVPFRDENGTNITHFQVALNCISMSLKTLIVNRDYDEVAVCFFNTREKKNLQDLGGVFVFNVLERDDLDRPTARLINELSHINESFMKSIGSRSGIVSGARENPLYNAIWVAQALLRKGSVKNVDKRILLFTNEDDPFGCLQGAIKSDMKRTTLQRAKDAQDLGISIELLPMNRPGEEFNVSKFYAELLGLEDDQIAEFMPSAVEKLEDMTDQLRRRIYKKRKVRRIRFIIANGVSIELNTYALIRPAIPGTITWLDSVTSLPLKSERSFICADTGALLVEPMQRFFPYKNENIKFTVDELSEVKRLSAPVLRLLGFKPLDCLKDYHNLRPSTFLYPNDEEIIGSTCVFVALHRAMIRLGRYAVAFYGNLSHPQLVALLAQNEVTSPGGQVEPPGMHMIYLPFSDDIRHVEELQMDDEDNIPHATDDQVKSATSLLKRVDLRDFSVCQFANPALQRHYAILQALALGEDEELPDVKDETMPDEEGMSKPGIVSALDAFKVSVYGENHDLEEATAGKSSTSEASKKRKAIAETAAKESSNYDWPVLADSGKLKDLTVSELKYYLTAHNLPVAGKKEALVSRILTHLGK; encoded by the exons ATGGATATCGACGCCGAGAATCTCTTCCGCGACGACGATGAAGATCCCGAGAACGAGTTCTATGAG GAGAAAGAGGCGACAAAGGAATTCGTGGTTTATCTTGTCGATGCGGCGCCTAGCATGTTTGTGCCGTTTAGAGAT GAGAATGGAACAAATATTACCCATTTTCAAGTTGCTCTGAACTGTATCTCCATGTCATTGAAGACCCTAATTGTTAACCGTGATTATGATGAAGTTGCTGTCTGCTTCTTCAATACT aggGAAAAGAAGAACTTACAGGATTTGGGTGGTGTTTTTGTCTTCAATGTTCTTGAACGTGATGATCTTGATAGGCCGACAGCAAGATTGATAAATGAACTCAGTCATATAAATG AAAGTTTCATGAAAAGTATTGGAAGTCGAAGTGGAATTGTTTCTGGAGCTAGGGAGAATCCTCTTTATAATGCTATTTGGGTTGCACAAGCATTATTGCGTAAGGG ATCTGTGAAAAATGTTGATAAGCGCATATTGCTTTTCACAAATGAAGATGATCCCTTTGGTTGTTTACAAGGAGCAATCAAGTCGGATATGAAGAGAACTACATTGCAGCGGGCTAAA GATGCACAGGATCTTGGAATCTCAATTGAACTCCTTCCTATGAATAGGCCAGGCGAGGAgtttaatgtttctaaattctATGCT GAATTACTTGGGCTTGAAGATGACCAAATAGCTGAGTTCATGCCATCTGCTGTTGAGAA GCTTGAGGACATGACAGATCAACTGAGAAGAAGAATTTACAAGAAGCGAAAAGTTAGAAGGATCAGATTTATAATAGCCAATGGCGTGTCTATAGAATTGAATACATATGCTTTGATACGCCCAGCTATTCCAG GAACCATTACATGGCTCGACTCTGTGACCAGTCTTCCTCTTAAG TCAGAACGATCCTTTATATGTGCTGATACTGGTGCATTGCTGGTGGAGCCAATGCAGCGATTTTTTCCATATAAAAA TGAAAATATCAAGTTTACGGTGGATGAGCTATCTGAAGTGAAGAGGCTTTCAGCTCCAGTTCTTCGCCTTTTAGGATTTAAACCCTTAGACTGTCTAAAAGATTATCATAATTTGAGGCCATCAACATTTCTTTATCCAAATGATGAG GAAATAATTGGAAGCACTTGTGTTTTTGTTGCTCTTCATAGAGCAATGATTCGTCTTGGGAG ATATGCTGTTGCATTCTATGGAAATTTGTCTCATCCTCAGTTAGTTGCTCTTCTTGCCCAA AATGAGGTTACAAGTCCAGGTGGTCAAGTTGAACCTCCTGGGATGCATATGATTTACCTTCCATTTTCTGATGATATCAGGCACGTAGAAGAG TTGCAGATGGATGATGAAGATAACATTCCTCATGCAACAGATGATCAGGTGAAGAGTGCCACTTCTCTATTGAAAAGGGTTGACTTGAGAGATTTTTCTGTCTGCCAGTTTGCAAATCCTG CTTTGCAGAGGCATTATGCGATATTGCAGGCACTGGCTCTTGGAGAAGATGAAGAGCTGCCAGATGTAAAAGATGAAACTATGCCTGATGAGGAAGGCATGTCAAA GCCTGGAATTGTAAGTGCATTGGATGCCTTTAAAGTTTCTGTTTATGGAGAAAATCATGATCTGGAGGAAGCAACAGCTGGTAAATCCTCAACCAGTGAGGCTTCCAAAAAGCGGAAGGCGATAGCAGAAACTGCTGCCAAGGAATCTTCAAATTATGACTGGCCTGTACTTGCTGACAGTGGAAAG CTTAAGGACTTGACTGTCTCAGAGCTGAAGTACTACCTAACAGCTCACAATCTTCCAGTTGCTGGGAAGAAGGAGGCTTTAGTGAGCAGAATCTTGACACACTTGGGAAAGTAG
- the LOC116251495 gene encoding cytochrome b-c1 complex subunit 9, mitochondrial → MESTYRRSGAGFYEGIYRLLMRRNSIYVTFIVAGAFFGERAVDYGVHKLWEYNNVGKRYEDIPVLGTRQSEE, encoded by the exons ATGGAATCGACTTACAGAAGAAGCGGAGCAGGGTTCTACGAGGGGATCTACAGGCTCCTCATGCGCAGGAACTCCATCTATGTCACGTTTATTGTCGCCGGAGCCTTCTTTGGCGAACGG GCTGTGGACTATGGAGTCCATAAGTTGTGGGAATACAACAACGTTGGg AAAAGATATGAGGACATCCCAGTCTTAGGAACCAGACAAAGTGAAGAATAA
- the LOC116251332 gene encoding probable sodium/metabolite cotransporter BASS3, chloroplastic — protein sequence MAAMASSSSCLARPLNASGYRDEGLRRVKGCLLVSSRTCAGLPPLKLETGSRKRRSHGGEWGVVACSPPPCLGRVGRQRREGNVSLLSFGVVGPQASGKTDPSKLLSGMLPYIVAATAAAALVNPGTFSWVSKEYYAPALGGIMLSIGVQLSISDFALAFQRPLPLFIGFMAQYVLKPMLGFLIARVFGAPPIFAAGFILTACVGGAQLSSYANYLGKGDVALSILLTSYTTISSVIVTPLLTGLLIGSVVPVDGLAMSKSILQVVLVPVTLGLLLNTYAKAFVNAIRPVMPFLAMVCTSLCIGSPLAINRDQLLSGEGLRLLLPVLAFHMSAFIIGYWISKLPVLRQKESVCRTISLCTGMQSSTLAGLLATQFLGGTHAVPAACSVVAMAIMGLCLASFWGRGLRILDLPSQAVSQISSTFTSHGSEAYS from the exons ATGGCCGCCATGGCTTCTTCCTCGTCATGCTTGGCCCGGCCACTGAATGCGAGCGGGTACAGGGACGAAGGGCTTCGTCGCGTGAAAGGGTGTCTCCTTGTTTCCAGCAGGACATGCGCCGGCTTGCCGCCTCTGAAGCTCGAGACGGGGAGCAGGAAAAGGAGGTCTCATGGAGGGGAGTGGGGAGTCGTCGCGTGTTCCCCTCCTCCATGCTTGGGCAGGGTGGGCAGGCAGAGGAGGGAGGGAAACGTCTCCCTCCTTTCTTTTGGGGTGGTAGGTCCGCAGGCCTCAGGGAAGACGGACCCGTCTAAGCTTCTATCTGGAATGCTCCCCTACATCGTCGCCGCCACAGCCGCCGCCGCACTTGTCAATCCGGGCACCTTCTCCTG GGTATCGAAGGAGTACTATGCCCCTGCTCTTGGTGGGATTATGCTGTCAATTGGTGTTCAACTGTCCATAAGTGATTTCGCTCTGGCATTTCAAAG ACCTTTACCGCTATTTATTGGATTTATGGCACAGTATGTGCTCAAACCAATGTTGGGCTTCTTAATCGCTAGAGTTTTTGGGGCACCTCCCATTTTTGCTGCTGGTTTCATTTTGACTGCATGTGTTGGTGGTGCACAACTCTCAAGTTACGCCAATTATTTAGGAAAAGGGGATGTGGCTTTGAGCATTCTTTTGACCAGTTATACAACAATATCTTCTGTGATCGTTACACCACTTCTTACTGGTTTACTAATAGGGTCTGTGGTTCCAGTTGATGGCCTTGCCATGTCGAAATCAATATTACAG GTGGTGCTGGTTCCTGTCACTCTTGGACTCTTGCTAAACACATATGCCAAGGCATTTGTAAATGCTATTAGACCGGTTATGCCAtttcttgccatggtttgcactTCACTATGTATTGGTAGCCCCCTGGCCATTAATCGTGATCAGCTATTATCTGGAGAGGGTCTTCGCTTACTTCTACCAGTTTTGGCATTTCATATGTCAGCATTCATCATTGGATATTGGATATCTAAACTTCCTGTTTTAAG ACAAAAAGAGAGTGTCTGCAGGACCATATCATTATGTACAGGGATGCAAAGCTCCACTCTGGCCGGCCTCCTTGCTACCCAGTTCCTTGGAGGTACTCATGCAGTCCCGGCTGCTTGTTCTGTAGTAGCAATGGCTATCATGGGCCTTTGTCTTGCCTCCTTTTGGGGCCGCGGACTACGAATCCTTGACCTACCAAGTCAAGCAGTCTCACAAATCAGTTCAACCTTCACTTCCCATGGATCTGAAGCCTATTCATGA